ACATTGATTTAGGGCAAATAAAGCCGATTTATTTAGCTGATTTGTCTAATTATAACCACGTGCTAAAACAGCGTAATACTTATCTTAAAACGGCTGAAAAAGTTGATACTGATTTTTTAGCTGTGGTTGACGAGCAATTAGCTGATTTTGGTAGCCGTGTCATGGAACATCGTTTAGATTTCATTTCTAATTTAGAAAAAGAAGCCGACCGCTATCATTATGCCATTTCAAACGGTATTGAACATCTTAGTATCCATTATCTATCATCTGTTTTCTTCCAAGAAAAGGATGACATTAAGCCAATTTTCTTAAAAGCTTTACAAAAAAATCATCAGCGTGATATTTTCAAAAAGAATACAAGTGTTGGTCCCCACCGTGATGATTTAGAATTTTTCATCAATGATATGCCAGCAAATTTTGGCAGCCAAGGTCAGCACCGTAGCCTAATCTTATCACTAAAAATGGCTGAAATTGAGTTAATAAAAACAGTAACTGGTGATTATCCTATTTTACTTTTAGATGATGTCATGAGCGAGCTTGATAATTACAGACAAACCGAACT
This sequence is a window from Streptococcus macedonicus ACA-DC 198. Protein-coding genes within it:
- the recF gene encoding DNA recombination and repair protein RecF, with the translated sequence MWIQKITLKNYRNYLTSELEFSPGLNVFIGKNAQGKTNFLEAIYFLSLTRSHRTRTDKELIHFDAKELLVSGILQRSSGTVPLDISLSSKGRVTKVNHLKQAKLSDYIGVMTIVLFAPEDLQLIKGAPSLRRKFIDIDLGQIKPIYLADLSNYNHVLKQRNTYLKTAEKVDTDFLAVVDEQLADFGSRVMEHRLDFISNLEKEADRYHYAISNGIEHLSIHYLSSVFFQEKDDIKPIFLKALQKNHQRDIFKKNTSVGPHRDDLEFFINDMPANFGSQGQHRSLILSLKMAEIELIKTVTGDYPILLLDDVMSELDNYRQTELLKMIINKNVQTFITTTSLDHLSQLPDELKIFTVNQGNIQEN